The nucleotide window CTTCCGGTTCTTATTTTAGTAATTGTAGCAATTGCCATTTACGCCATGTCTCTTGCCCCTATTACTTGGGTGGTTCTTTCAGAAATTTTCCCTAATCGTTTAAGGGGAATTGCCATGTCTATTGCGACGTTCTCGCTTTGGGTGGCCTCCTTTATACTCACGTTTACGTTCCCCCTACTTAATGACTTGTTGGGTGCTTATGGAACATTTTGGGTCTATTGTGGGATTTGTATAATGGGATTTCTGTTTATAAAACGAAAATTGCCTGAAACCAAGGGAAAAAGTCTTGAGGAAATTGAACAAGAATTTTCTAATAAAGCCTAGTTCACATGAAAAGACAAAAATTTTATACTGTTCATTCTGATTGGAGCCTAAAAAACGTTGCTAATGTTGTTTTGTTGTTCCTAATTATGATTGTAACAGGTTCATGTGAAAAGAAATCCAATGATGTATTGGATTTATCCGGAAACTGGCATTTTCAAATTGATTCCTTGGACCAAGGGAAACAGGACCATTGGTTTACCAAAACTTTATCTGATGAAATAAGGCTTCCTGGGTCTATGGTGGAAAATGGAAAGGGTAAGGAAGTGTCCGTTAACAGCCAATGGACTGGCTCAATTTTCGACAGCACCTATTACACGAGTAAGAAATTTGCCCGATATCGCCAGCCCGACAACATAAAGGTGCCTTTTTGGTTACAACCACTTAAGCACTATTTGGGGCCTGCCTGGTATCAAAAAGAAGTTTTAATTCCTCAAGATTGGAAAGGACATAAAATAATGCTAACTCTAGAAAGAGCCCATTGGCAGACTGAGGTATGGGTTGGCGATGTTAAGGTGGGTATGCAGAACAGTTTGGCTACGCCTCATAACTTCAACCTAACGAATTATGTTAAGCCAGGCAAAAACCAAATTACAATTAGGGTAGATAACCGAGTTTTAGATATAGACCCAGGACCAAATTCCCATAGTATTTCAGACCATACACAAAGTAACTGGAATGGGATAGTTGGTAATATTAGCATGTATAAAACTCCCTTTCTGACCTTAGAAAATATTCAATTGTATCCTATTGTGTCTGAAAAAAAGGTTGTCGTAAAAGGTAGGCTCTCTAATGCCTCCGGTAATAAACAAAACACGTTTTTGACTGTTAAGGCAATAGGTCCAGATAATTCCGAAATAAATTCGGTTGTGAAAGAGATTAAAATTGATACCTCCGCAAATTTTCAGTTTGACTACTCAATGGGAAATACAGCACTGCTTTGGGATGAATTTGACCCTAATTTGTACACCATGGATTTTGAACTGAAATCCGAGCTTGGAATCCAAACCAAACAGGTTCGTTTCGGAATGAGAGATTTTAAGGTTAATGGAAAGCAATTTAACATTAACGGTCGACCTATTTTTTTAAGAGGTACTCTTGAATGTTCCATCTTCCCTAAAACCGGATATCCCCCTACTGATATAGATTCATGGAAAAGAATTTTTAACATTTGTAAGGCGCATGGACTTAACCATATGCGTTTTCATTCTTGGTGTCCACCAAAAGCTGCGTTTGATGCAGCCGACGAAGTTGGGTTTTATCTGCAGGTAGAGGCATCAAGCTGGGCAAACCAAGGTTCTTCTATCGGCGACGGAAAACCGATTGATGAATGGATTTACAAGGAAGTAGAGGCTATCCTTTCGGCCTATGGCAACCACCCATCGTTCGTAATGATGGCATATGGAAATGAACCTGGTGGCAAAAACCAAATTAACTTCCTCTCTGGTTTCGTGGAACACTTTAAAAACTTTGACAATCGAAGATTGTATACTGGTGGTGCAGGATGGCCATATTTCAAAAATCTTGATTATTACAACAGCGCTAATGGTGTTCGTATACAGGGATGGGGAGAAGAACTCAATAGCATTATCAATAGAGAACCTCCACAAACAATGTTTGACTTTTCCCAAGTAAATGATACTGTTCCCATTCCATTTGTAAGTCATGAAATTGGGCAGTGGTGTGTATACCCGAATTTTAAGGAAATGGATAAATATACCGGTGTTTTGAAACCGAAAAATTTTGAGATTTTCAAAGAAAGCCTTGAAGAAAACCAGATGGGTGATTTAGCCGATAGTTTACTTCTGGCTTCGGGAAAATTACAGGCGCTTTGTTACAAGGCAGATATTGAAGCTGCCCTCCGCACAAAAGATTTTGCTGGATTTCAGTTGCTAGACTTACATGATTTTCCTGGACAGGGTACAGCACTAGTGGGAGTCCTGGATGCTTTTTGGGATGAAAAGGGGTATATAACCCCAGAAGAATTTAGATCTTTTAGTGGCCAGACCGTGCCATTGGCCCGAATGGAGAAACGCACCTTTTTAAATAATGAAATCTTCAAAGCAACTATAGAAATAGCTCATTATGGTAAAAATCCGATTGAGGGTTTAATTCCTAAATGGGAACTTATAGATGCGGAAGGAAATGTTTTTGACAACGGAGACTTTAATGAAATAGACATTCCTATTGGAAATGGAATAAAGCTAGGAGAGGTTTCCGTCAAACTCAACGAGCTGTTAAAACCTCAAAAATTGACATTAGTTGTGAATGTTGGAGATAACAGAAACGATTGGGACATATGGGTATATCCTTTCAGTAAAAAACCAGTTGAAAACGAGAAGAACGTTCTGGTGACAGATAGGTTCGATGACACTACTATAGATTACCTCAAAAACGGAGGTAAGGTCTTATTGAACATAACAAAAGGTGATATTTCACCCAAAAAGGGGGGTGATATAGGAATTGGGTTTTCCAGCATATTTTGGAATACATCTTGGACAAGCGGTCAAAAACCACACACCTTAGGTATTTTGTGTAACCCAAAACACAAGGCATTAGGGGATTTTCCAACGGAGTATCATTCCGATTGGCAATGGTGGGATGCAATGTCTCATAGCAATGCAATTGTACTGGATGATTTTGATCCAAAATTAAAACCAATTGTCCGGGTTGTAGACGACTGGACTGAAAATCGAAGGTTGGCTTTGATTTTTGAAGTAAAGATAGGAAAGGGGAACCTATTGTTTTCAGGTGTTGACCTGCATTCTAATCTTGAAAATAGAATTGAGGCAAGGCAACTCTTATACAGTTTAAAAAAATATATGAACAGTAATGAATTCAACCCTGAAATTACCTTGGAATCTGATGATATTAAGGGCTTGTTAGGATACTAAATAATGAGATTAAAAAGTTCAATGGTTCTAATTAGAACAAAAAATTTCAAAATATGGGCAAAGTAAAAGCATGGAAAGAAAAAGTGGTTATACCCACCTATGAGGTTGGTAAGCCAGAAAAATATCCAGTTTTTCTTGAGAAAAGGGTTTATCAGGCTAGTAGCGGTAGCGTTTACCCTCATCCCGTTATCGAACATATTAGTGACGATAAAGTTGATAAGGAGTGGGATGTTGTTATTGTTGAAAACGATTATTTAAAAATAATGGTTATTCCATCCTTAGGGGGAAGAATTCAAATGGCTTATGATAAAATTAGGGAACGTCATTTCGTTTATTATAATCATGTTATTAAGCCTGCCTTGGTAGGTCTTACTGGGCCTTGGATTTCAGGGGGTATAGAATTTAATTGGCCCCAACATCATAGACCAAGTACTTATGATCCAACAGATTTTTATATTGAGGAAAATGAGGATGGAAGTAAAACTATTTGGGTAAGCGAGGTAGAAAGAATGTTTAGAACCAAAGGGATGGCCGGTTTTACCTTACACCCTGATAAGGCCTATTTGGAAATAAAAGTTCAATTGTACAATCGTACGCCTCATGCCCAAACTTTTCTGTGGTGGGCAAATCCTGCAGTTGCGGTAAATGACCATTATCAATCTGTTTTTCCACCAGATGTAAATGCAGTTTTTGATCATGGTAAACGTGATGTTTCTGAATACCCAATTGCAAAGGGAGAATACTATAAAGTTGATTATTCACCTGGCACGGATATCTCAAAATATAAAAACATTCCAGTTCCAACTTCCTACATGGCAATTGGATCTGACT belongs to Aegicerativicinus sediminis and includes:
- a CDS encoding sugar-binding domain-containing protein, coding for MKRQKFYTVHSDWSLKNVANVVLLFLIMIVTGSCEKKSNDVLDLSGNWHFQIDSLDQGKQDHWFTKTLSDEIRLPGSMVENGKGKEVSVNSQWTGSIFDSTYYTSKKFARYRQPDNIKVPFWLQPLKHYLGPAWYQKEVLIPQDWKGHKIMLTLERAHWQTEVWVGDVKVGMQNSLATPHNFNLTNYVKPGKNQITIRVDNRVLDIDPGPNSHSISDHTQSNWNGIVGNISMYKTPFLTLENIQLYPIVSEKKVVVKGRLSNASGNKQNTFLTVKAIGPDNSEINSVVKEIKIDTSANFQFDYSMGNTALLWDEFDPNLYTMDFELKSELGIQTKQVRFGMRDFKVNGKQFNINGRPIFLRGTLECSIFPKTGYPPTDIDSWKRIFNICKAHGLNHMRFHSWCPPKAAFDAADEVGFYLQVEASSWANQGSSIGDGKPIDEWIYKEVEAILSAYGNHPSFVMMAYGNEPGGKNQINFLSGFVEHFKNFDNRRLYTGGAGWPYFKNLDYYNSANGVRIQGWGEELNSIINREPPQTMFDFSQVNDTVPIPFVSHEIGQWCVYPNFKEMDKYTGVLKPKNFEIFKESLEENQMGDLADSLLLASGKLQALCYKADIEAALRTKDFAGFQLLDLHDFPGQGTALVGVLDAFWDEKGYITPEEFRSFSGQTVPLARMEKRTFLNNEIFKATIEIAHYGKNPIEGLIPKWELIDAEGNVFDNGDFNEIDIPIGNGIKLGEVSVKLNELLKPQKLTLVVNVGDNRNDWDIWVYPFSKKPVENEKNVLVTDRFDDTTIDYLKNGGKVLLNITKGDISPKKGGDIGIGFSSIFWNTSWTSGQKPHTLGILCNPKHKALGDFPTEYHSDWQWWDAMSHSNAIVLDDFDPKLKPIVRVVDDWTENRRLALIFEVKIGKGNLLFSGVDLHSNLENRIEARQLLYSLKKYMNSNEFNPEITLESDDIKGLLGY